A genomic segment from Toxotes jaculatrix isolate fToxJac2 chromosome 6, fToxJac2.pri, whole genome shotgun sequence encodes:
- the LOC121183573 gene encoding transmembrane protein 125 — MPELDNFPPLRGPRGPDLGLNGPADPAQIQHSILEEQVELWWFRDPGKSLLCYCVAVLLILGCGLGGVGLLSTTTSVSSEWRLGAGTALCLLALGVLLKQLLSSAVQDMNCVRSRQRIDMLKSGGLSDLLVVLFTGLSLLICGGVLLHLALVNHMPKPGQALNDMYISGVVMLAGGGAAVVGVGIYSVVVITLERTRHGRRLVDRVLNIFTVSGHMDRQARRETTSSLANLI; from the coding sequence ATGCCTGAACTGGATAACTTTCCCCCCTTGAGGGGTCCCAGAGGCCCTGACCTGGGCCTAAATGGACCAGCAGACCCAGCTCAAATTCAGCACAGCATCCttgaggagcaggtggagctgtgGTGGTTCCGAGATCCTGGGAAGTCTCTGCTCTGCTACTGTGTGGCTGTACTTCTAATCCTGGGCTGTGGGCTGGGAGGTGTTGGACttctctccaccaccaccagcgTCTCAAGCGAATGGCGGCTGGGCGCAGGCACAGCCCTCTGTCTACTAGCCCTGGGAGTCCTGCTCAAACAACTGCTCAGCTCGGCTGTGCAGGACATGAATTGCGTTCGAAGCCGTCAGCGGATTGACATGCTAAAAAGTGGCGGTTTATCAGACCTCCTTGTGGTTTTGTTTACCGGGCTGTCACTATTGATTTGTGGAGGGGTTCTACTACATCTGGCCCTGGTTAACCACATGCCGAAGCCTGGTCAAGCCCTCAATGACATGTACATCTCTGGAGTGGTCATGCTGGCTGGAGGGGGGGCTGCAGTTGTGGGTGTTGGGATATACTCTGTTGTGGTGATTACGCTTGAGAGGACAAGGCATGGACGAAGGTTGGTGGACCGGGTTTTGAATATCTTCACTGTTTCTGGGCACATGGACCGCCAGGCTCGCAGAGAGACTACCTCCAGTCTGGCTAACCTCATATGA